In Castanea sativa cultivar Marrone di Chiusa Pesio chromosome 6, ASM4071231v1, a single window of DNA contains:
- the LOC142640611 gene encoding glutamate receptor 3.7 produces MKHSVILLSLVVLIWVFLNGSVYCQGPAVVKIGAIFTFNSVIGRAAKVAMETAVSDVNADRSILNGTKLELISEDANCSAFLGSVGAFQVLEEGVVAIIGPQSSAIAHMISEIANGLQVPLVSFAATDPTLSASQFPFFIRSTQSDSYQMAAVAELVDFYEWKEVIAIFLDDDYGRSGIAYLDDELEKRQLKISYKLPLPIQFDPGNITDMLNNSKLLGPRIYVVHVGPDPRLRIFSIAQQLEMITTDYVWLATDWLSTTLDSFSPMNKTSLRILQGVVGLRQHIPKSSKKRAFVSRWRKLLLEGLASSELNSYGFQAYDTVWTVANSIDKFVKEHGNITFSFNDKLQKIISTEMQMSTLKVFNNGSLLHKILLETNFTGLSGQVQFSQDRNIVSGGYDVINIDQMAIHTVGYWSNSSGFSVLPQENPQRDQKNYSRLNQKLNNVTWPGGKTERPRGWVIADDGKPLKIGVPFRASFVEFATKAHNSSDMQGYCIDVFKEALKLVPYYVPYKLEPFGEGHSNPSYDGIVQMVGNGVYDAAVGDIAIVTNRTRIVDFSQPYATTGLVIVAPIHNSKSSAWVFLKPFTVEMWCVTAASFVMIAVVIWILEHRVNDDFRGPPKRQLVTMFLFSFSTLFKTNQENTESSLGKMVMVVWLFLLMVITASYTASLTSILTVQQLSSPITGIDSLIASNWPIGYQVGSFAYSYLADNLYIARSRLIELGSPEEYGEALRKGPKGGGVGAIIDELPYVDLFLSKQTEFGTIGQPFTKSGWGFAFKRDSPLAVDISTAILKLSESGELQKIHEKWFCKMGCPGERRQNSEPNQLHMISFWGLYLLCGVFTIGALLLFLLKMVRQFVRYKRQEKKSAPPSPISSKPHCSQVISSFFDFIDEKEEAIKKMFTQSDNPPGPVG; encoded by the exons ATGAAACACTCTGTGATTCTTCtgtcactagtagttttgattTGGGTATTCCTTAATGGCTCTGTGTACTGCCAAGGTCCTGCTGTTGTGAAGATTGGTGCAATTTTTACTTTCAATTCGGTTATTGGTAGAGCCGCCAAGGTGGCCATGGAAACAGCAGTCTCTGATGTCAATGCGGACCGAAGTATTCTCAACGGGACAAAGCTAGAGTTGATCTCGGAGGATGCAAATTGTAGTGCCTTCTTGGGGTCCGTTGGAG CTTTTCAGGTACTTGAGGAAGGAGTAGTGGCCATAATTGGTCCACAGTCCTCTGCTATAGCTCATATGATTTCTGAGATTGCTAATGGTCTCCAAGTGCCTCTTGTCTCATTTGCTGCCACTGATCCAACTCTTTCTGCCAGCCAATTCCCATTCTTTATTCGAAGTACACAAAGCGATTCCTACCAAATGGCTGCTGTCGCTGAATTAGTTGACTTTTACGAATGGAAAGAGGTCATTGCCATCTTTCTCGATGATGATTATGGAAGGAGTGGGATAGCTTATTTAGATGATGAACTTGAAAAGAGACAATTGAAGATTTCTTATAAATTGCCTTTGCCGATCCAGTTTGATCCAGGCAACATCACTGATATGCTCAACAATTCAAAATTGCTCGGTCCTCGTATCTATGTTGTTCATGTTGGTCCTGACCCCAGATTGAGAATCTTTTCCATAGCTCAACAACTTGAAATGATAACCACCGACTATGTCTGGCTTGCGACAGATTGGCTTTCTACTACCTTAGACTCATTCTCTCCAATGAATAAAACTTCACTCCGTATCCTCCAAGGGGTAGTGGGGCTTCGTCAACATATTCCAAAGTCCAGCAAGAAGAGGGCTTTTGTGTCTAGATGGAGAAAATTGCTACTAGAGGGTTTAGCAAGTTCTGAGTTGAACTCCTATGGATTCCAGGCTTATGACACAGTGTGGACAGTTGCAAATTCAATTGATAAGTTTGTGAAAGAACACGGAAATATCACATTCTCTTTCAATGATAAGTTGCAGAAAATTATTTCAACTGAAATGCAGATGAGCACGCTCAAAGTCTTTAATAATGGATCTCTTCTGCATAAGATATTATTGGAGACAAACTTCACTGGTTTAAGTGGTCAAGTCCAATTTAGTCAAGATAGGAACATTGTGAGTGGCGGTTATGATGTCATTAATATTGACCAGATGGCAATTCATACAGTTGGTTATTGGTCTAATTCTTCAGGCTTTTCAGTTTTACCCCAAGAAAATCCCCAAAGGGATCAAAAGAACTATTCCCGCCTAAACCAGAAGCTTAACAATGTTACTTGGCCCGGTGGTAAGACAGAAAGGCCACGTGGCTGGGTAATTGCAGATGATGGAAAACCATTGAAGATTGGAGTGCCATTTAGAGCAAGTTTTGTTGAATTTGCTACTAAAGCGCACAACAGCAGTGACATGCAAGGATACTGTATTGATGTGTTCAAGGAAGCACTAAAATTAGTCCCTTATTATGTTCCTTACAAATTGGAGCCTTTTGGGGAGGGTCACTCCAATCCCAGTTATGATGGGATTGTACAGATGGTAGGAAACGGG GTGTATGATGCAGCTGTCGGGGACATTGCAATTGTGACAAACAGGACAAGGATTGTGGATTTTTCACAGCCTTATGCTACTACCGGTCTTGTCATAGTGGCTCCTATCCACAATTCAAAATCAAGTGCTTGGGTGTTTCTTAAACCTTTTACAGTGGAGATGTGGTGTGTTACAGCAGCTTCTTTTGTAATGATTGCAGTAGTTATTTGGATTCTTGAGCACCGAGTCAATGATGATTTCCGGGGCCCCCCTAAGAGGCAGCTTGTTACAATGTTTCT GTTCAGCTTCTCAACATTGTTCAAGACAAATC AGGAAAATACAGAAAGCTCACTTGGAAAGATGGTGATGGTGGTGTGGCTTTTCCTATTGATGGTCATCACAGCAAGCTATACAGCAAGCTTGACTTCAATTCTCACGGTTCAGCAGCTTTCATCACCCATCACAGGAATTGATAGCTTGATTGCAAGTAATTGGCCTATTGGGTATCAAGTAGGTTCATTTGCTTATAGCTATCTGGCAGACAATCTTTACATAGCTAGGTCAAGACTCATTGAACTAGGCTCCCCAGAGGAGTATGGGGAAGCACTCCGAAAAGGGCCAAAAGGTGGAGGGGTGGGAGCTATTATAGATGAGCTTCCATATGTGGATTTGTTTCTATCAAAGCAAACTGAGTTTGGGACTATTGGGCAGCCATTTACCAAGAGTGGATGGGGATTT GCTTTCAAGAGAGATTCCCCACTTGCTGTTGACATTTCTACTGCAATCTTGAAACTTTCTGAGAGTGGAGAGCTTCAGAAGATCCATGAGAAGTGGTTCTGTAAGATGGGTTGTCCTGGAGAGAGGAGACAGAACTCTGAACCTAACCAACTCCATATGATCAGCTTTTGGGGTCTCTATTTATTGTGTGGTGTCTTCACTATTGGTGCCCTTCTTCTGTTTCTGCTCAAAATGGTTCGCCAGTTTGTGCGGTACAAACGACAAGAGAAGAAGTCTGCTCCTCCTTCGCCTATCTCGTCAAAGCCTCACTGTTCTCAGGTCATTTCCAGCTTTTTTGACTTCATTGATGAGAAGGAAGAAGCTATCAAGAAAATGTTTACTCAATCTGACAATCCTCCAGGTCCCGTTGGctaa